A section of the Kluyveromyces lactis strain NRRL Y-1140 chromosome F complete sequence genome encodes:
- the DPH5 gene encoding diphthine synthase (highly similar to uniprot|P32469 Saccharomyces cerevisiae YLR172C DPH5 Methyltransferase required for synthesis of diphthamide which is a modified histidine residue of translation elongation factor 2 (Eft1p or Eft2p) not essential for viability GFP-Dph5p fusion protein localizes to the cytoplasm), giving the protein MLYFIGLGLSYETDITVRGLNAIKQCSRVYLEHYTSILMTASLEELEEFYGKKVTLADRELVESGAEELLRDADKEDVAFLVVGDVFGATTHTDLVLRAKQRNIPVEVIHNASVMNAVGSCGLQLYNFGQTISMVFFTDSWRPDSWYDKIWENRKIGLHTLVLLDIKVKEQSIENMARGRLIYEPPRYMSIAQCCEQLLEIEETRGTEAYTPDTPCVAISRLGSASQTFKAGTIKELAEYDSGEPLHSLVILGRQTHELEIEYLLEFCDDREKFKQDVASDQEYFKPPAWVPPPEDED; this is encoded by the coding sequence ATGTTGTACTTTATTGGATTAGGTCTTTCTTACGAAACAGATATCACCGTCAGAGGCTTGAATGCCATCAAGCAATGTTCGAGAGTGTACTTGGAGCACTACACTTCCATATTGATGACAGCTTCTCTAGAAGAACTAGAGGAATTTTATGGCAAGAAAGTTACACTAGCTGACAGGGAACTTGTCGAATCGGGAGCTGAAGAACTTCTCCGTGATGCCgataaagaagatgttgCGTTTTTGGTTGTCGGTGACGTTTTTGGAGCCACCACTCATACTGACTTGGTGTTGCGTGCCAAGCAAAGGAATATTCCAGTAGAAGTCATCCATAACGCGTCTGTTATGAATGCAGTAGGATCATGTGGGTTGCAACTATACAATTTTGGTCAAACGATCTCTATGGTCTTTTTCACCGATAGTTGGAGACCAGATTCCTGGTACGACAAGATATGGGAAAACCGGAAAATCGGGTTGCACACCTTGGTTCTTCTAGATATCAAAGTGAAGGAACAGAGTATAGAGAATATGGCTCGTGGAAGACTCATTTATGAGCCTCCAAGATACATGAGTATTGCACAATGTTGTGAACAACTATtggaaattgaagaaacaagaggCACTGAGGCATATACTCCTGATACTCCCTGTGTAGCAATCTCAAGACTAGGTTCTGCAAGCCAAACCTTCAAAGCAGGTACCATCAAAGAGCTAGCCGAATATGATTCTGGTGAACCATTGCATTCTTTAGTTATACTCGGTAGGCAAACCCATGAATTGGAAATCGAGTATTTGCTCGAATTCTGTGACGATAGAGAAAAATTCAAGCAAGATGTCGCCAGTGATcaagaatatttcaaacCACCAGCATGGGTTCCACCtccagaagatgaagattaG
- a CDS encoding uncharacterized protein (some similarities with uniprot|P12351 Saccharomyces cerevisiae YLR256W HAP1) — protein MDKKNGKSCLVCRRRKVRCDRAKPVCLVCVKHGSNMECNYEVQKREVKFVSMKTPDVSNPRMKKQKSFKYSIPFSGSTTVVKELDVLKQRIHSLESLLSKRNVSSTSDNMNYSPYVKIERNAHFGSNNVVPLDLSNYEDFNFYHNLETVDVKGGRLSFTGALNYISISKVDPYLMTITTLVRKAHNDRSNQFIRRVQNRKYSNLEYIPALAKEVFVANRNETDTAVNLLVEIYNDECSTSNITEKDDSANVTDDENNDVEGVRDTVKDSTSEFEVGNQAQRAKFARKYLEDENLDGILTNEKGSNRPSLAEIINTSAIIKSNEDSPKSRTSSGSKISKNHNGYFEATQCDNNVRQTREQSLTDKTQSKSENTPASLDEETEILNYIRMLLPPAKLIWIHLDNYFSSPLHALYPFSTEDWFKDMIAGILGGRSESEKPPPLKIEKKLDFAKLATFFVIMRLSYLMFPADLEHCSTEEEKYVVSHEIGTVYIDVANLCMRMFNLWRRGVLPVLHCLLLLRVYRRYAPEEGDIADGADSSTFTGSLVQIAQSLGINTDAEASYQLTNFEIYLHSWRKAWYTIYFMDVSEAMNMGNCFTIDVDQFNTKLPHIKREEDGSIPEFFLNPTHEVASVDCYRKNFEFSLHVRKLLKVVMNKRNRSPCNTIMDRIAKVENNLKINYSEDLSYMISSGVEGSQLCIEKCNNFRMYVNTQSMLLIIKLRLFIHLDSHHAELKVNNFHEPFQLLKMCLSLYVELEPLLILLHFHNQNDENDISYIEKIFGPKSKIIILQACNHIFVRCQTVLHILLSRLIHLYHGYLKNPDPVYGSSKHFFQIKELVTKIIENALDKLHFANSVTQSLSGRQFQAWRLSKGNRFLYSLFKDEKNNIFDPHSPINTAFQNLGIQRDNLGVPLLIDNLNPAKKLPKYNNFLLLDLSQFEELYSIMNSTRWSIFSGIFNEDKLKEALNFRISEHKQSISTKTEKRRKRSSSTSNPTPAPPCKEVLDSVSLSSKSSDGNDGTGLNLPQLKVNEVDTHWFNAILRNNNTHSSWNRDDFDNHAVPPGSITTQSPLVIEADGLLSDLAKAPNISLDEMFLNPSFQQESLIQQLQNLSERQNSGMMLPNSTNNLGGSITGAPFSNDHLKNPPKTNFNSIIDSTDLDYLLFNGDI, from the coding sequence ATGGATAAGAAGAACGGTAAATCATGCTTGGTATGTAGAAGGCGCAAAGTAAGGTGTGATAGAGCAAAACCTGTGTGCCTGGTCTGTGTAAAGCATGGATCAAACATGGAATGTAATTATGAAGTGCAAAAACGGGAGGTAAAGTTTGTTTCTATGAAAACGCCCGATGTCTCCAACCCTAgaatgaagaaacagaaatcaTTCAAGTATTCCATACCTTTCTCCGGAAGCACAACGGTGGTAAAGGAGCTCGACgtattgaaacaaagaatacATTCGTTAGAATCCCTTCTGAGCAAACGTAATGTTTCATCGACAAGTGATAACATGAATTATTCACCATATGTGAAAATTGAACGAAATGCTCATTTTGGCAGCAACAATGTCGTACCCTTGGATTTGAGCAATTATGAGGATTTCAACTTTTACCATAACTTGGAAACAGTTGATGTGAAAGGCGGCCGTTTATCATTCACCGGTGCTTTGAATTacatttccatttcaaaaGTGGATCCATATTTAATGACTATAACCACCTTGGTACGAAAGGCCCATAATGATAGGAGTAACCAATTTATAAGGCGGGTACAGAACCGCAAGTATTCAAATCTTGAATATATTCCAGCACTTGCAAAAGAAGTTTTCGTGGCGAACAGAAATGAAACTGATACGGCCGTAAATTTATTGGTTGAAATATACAACGATGAGTGCTCAACTAGCAACATAACAGAAAAAGACGACAGTGCTAATGTAacagatgatgaaaacaatgatgtAGAAGGAGTAAGAGACACTGTTAAAGACTCTACTTCGGAGTTTGAGGTTGGTAATCAAGCACAAAGAGCAAAATTTGCTCGAAAGTACcttgaagatgagaatTTGGATGGCATTTTAACAAACGAGAAAGGATCAAACAGACCTTCTCTAGcagaaattatcaatacAAGTGCTATAATTAAGTCAAACGAAGATTCCCCAAAGTCAAGAACAAGTTCTGGATCCAAAATCTCAAAAAATCACAATGGCTACTTTGAGGCAACTCAATGCGATAACAACGTAAGGCAAACAAGAGAGCAGTCGCTGACTGATAAAACACAATCGAAAAGCGAGAACACCCCTGCCTCTCTTGAcgaagaaacagaaatttTGAACTATATAAGGATGCTACTACCTCCCGCGAAGCTCATATGGATACATCTCGATAATTATTTCAGCTCTCCTTTACATGCATTGTATCCATTCTCAACGGAGGATTGGTTCAAGGATATGATAGCGGGAATTCTCGGAGGTCGTTCCGAGTCAGAGAAACCCCCACCTttgaaaatagaaaagaaattggacTTTGCAAAGCTTGCAACGTTTTTCGTCATTATGCGCCTATCCTACTTGATGTTCCCAGCAGATTTAGAACATTGCTCTaccgaagaagaaaaatatgTTGTTAGTCATGAGATTGGAACTGTTTATATTGATGTCGCCAATTTATGCATGCGTATGTTTAACCTTTGGAGAAGAGGTGTGTTGCCAGTCCTTCATTGTTTGCTATTGTTGAGAGTGTATCGCAGATATGCACCTGAAGAGGGAGATATTGCGGATGGTGCTGACTCTAGCACATTTACAGGTTCATTAGTTCAGATTGCTCAATCTCTTGGAATAAATACAGATGCTGAAGCATCGTACCAGCTAACCAATTTTGAGATTTATTTACATTCTTGGAGAAAGGCCTGGTACACTATATATTTCATGGATGTTTCTGAGGCAATGAATATGGGGAATTGCTTCACTATTGACGTAGACCAATTCAACACCAAACTTCCTCATATCAAacgagaagaagatggGAGCATCCCGGAATTTTTCCTAAATCCTACCCATGAGGTGGCCAGTGTTGACTGCTATAGGaaaaactttgaattttCTTTACATGTGAGGAAACTTTTAAAGGTTGTCatgaacaaaagaaacagatcCCCTTGCAATACCATAATGGATAGAATTGCAAAAGTGGAGAATAACTTGAAGATAAACTATTCCGAGGATTTGTCATATATGATTTCTTCGGGCGTGGAAGGTTCACAGCTatgcattgaaaaatgcaatAACTTTCGCATGTATGTGAATACACAATCGATGTTGCTTATAATAAAGCTACGACTGTTCATTCATCTGGATAGTCATCATGCTGAACTAAAGGTGAATAATTTCCACGAACCTTTCCAATTGCTCAAAATGTGTCTTTCTCTTTACGTCGAGCTTGAGCCGCTGTTGATTCTTTTGCATTTTCACAATCAAaatgatgagaatgatatttcctacattgaaaagatctttgGACCGAAATCTaagataataatattaCAGGCATGTAATCACATATTTGTTAGGTGCCAAACCGTATTGCATATATTGCTTTCCAGACTTATTCATCTTTACCATGGATATCTCAAAAACCCGGATCCTGTATATGGAAGTTCTAAGcacttctttcaaataaaagAACTAGTGACCAAAATTATAGAAAATGCTTTGGATAAATTACATTTCGCCAATAGTGTAACGCAATCTTTGAGTGGAAGACAATTTCAAGCTTGGAGACTCTCCAAGGGTAATCGATTCCTCTACtcacttttcaaagatgaaaagaataatatattCGATCCACACTCCCCTATAAACACCGCGTTCCAAAATTTGGGCATACAAAGAGATAACTTGGGCGTTCCATTATTAATTGATAATTTAAATCCAGCCAAGAAATTGCCAAAGTATAATAACTTCTTGCTGCTGGATCTTTCACAGTTTGAAGAACTCTATTCTATCATGAACTCTACTAGATGGTCTATCTTCTCTGGCATATTCAATGAAGACAAACTAAAAGAAGCTTTGAACTTTCGCATTAGCGAGCACAAACAATCAATCTCGAccaaaacagaaaaacGGAGAAAACGGAGTAGCTCAACGTCAAACCCCACGCCGGCTCCACCATGTAAAGAGGTTCTAGATTCAGTGAGTTTATCTAGTAAGTCATCAGACGGTAATGATGGGACTGGGCTCAACTTGCCCCAGTTGAAAGTCAATGAGGTTGACACTCACTGGTTTAATGCGATTCTTCGAAACAACAACACACATTCGAGCTGGAACCGCgatgattttgataatcATGCTGTTCCACCTGGCTCAATTACGACACAATCGCCGCTTGTAATAGAGGCCGATGGCTTACTCTCTGATTTGGCAAAGGCTCCAAATATCAGCCTAGATGAGATGTTTTTGAACCCATCTTTCCAACAAGAGAGTCTTATTCAGCAGTTGCAAAACTTATCAGAAAGACAAAATAGTGGCATGATGTTGCCCAATTCTACCAACAATTTGGGTGGCTCGATAACCGGGGCACCGTTCTCTAATGATCATTTAAAAAATCCACCAAAAACGAACTTCAATTCTATAATCGATTCTACGGACTTAGATTATTTACTTTTTAACGGAGATATATAA
- the CRH1 gene encoding transglycosylase (similar to uniprot|P53301 Saccharomyces cerevisiae YGR189C CRH1 Putative glycosidase of the cell wall may have a role in cell wall architecture), with amino-acid sequence MKLTYTLSALGLGASVAYAQSTACNPLTASTCSPDPALGKSISVPFDEESSYFERYATNGNVSYGDDGVEMTINKRLDNPSLVSEFYIMFGKVQAIAKAAGGQGIISSFYLQSDDLDEIDIEWTGTDTTQVQSNFFSKGETTTFDRGAFHSVDDPQGSYHNYTIDWTKDEINIYVDSALVRTITSDNGQGYPESPMRIFTGIWAGGDSQNEPGTIEWAGGLTDYTKAPFSMYLKDVIVVDYSTGTEYSYSGTDGTWESIEANDGEVYGRYDQGVADFDKLASGGSVSDDTSSSSSSSSTSSSSTKTSASPSTSKSSSTSSSSSSSSSSSASSSSSSLSSSSPTTTSKSSTTIPTTSTESTLNTTSASSTSASSSSITALNTTSSSTSLSSSSTQLNTTESLITSTEELVTTGFSSLVTTTAADEEITSYATGETSSSAALTSTQSENAAAFNLPQLLAIIPALLLL; translated from the coding sequence ATGAAGTTAACCTATACCTTGAGTGCATTGGGCCTTGGGGCGTCAGTTGCCTACGCTCAATCAACAGCATGTAATCCTTTGACTGCCAGCACATGTTCACCAGATCCTGCTTTGGGTAAATCCATCTCTGTACCATTTGATGAGGAATCTtcatattttgaaagatatgCCACGAACGGTAATGTTTCTTATGGTGATGATGGTGTTGAAATGACTATTAATAAGAGATTGGATAATCCAAGTTTGGTTTCAGAATTTTATATTATGTTTGGTAAAGTTCAAGCGATTGCCAAGGCTGCCGGTGGTCAAGGTATTATTTCCTCATTCTATTTGCAAAGTGATgatcttgatgaaattgatatcgAATGGACTGGTACTGATACTACTCAAGTTCAatccaatttcttctcCAAGGGTGAAACTACTACATTTGACCGTGGTGCTTTCCATTCGGTGGACGATCCTCAAGGTTCTTACCACAATTATACCATTGATTGGACTAAGGATGAAATCAATATCTATGTCGACAGTGCACTGGTAAGGACTATCACCAGTGACAATGGTCAAGGATACCCAGAGTCTCCAATGCGTATTTTCACAGGTATTTGGGCTGGTGGTGATTCCCAAAACGAGCCCGGAACCATTGAATGGGCAGGTGGTTTGACCGATTATACCAAAGCTCCATTCAGCATGTATTTGAAAGACGTTATCGTTGTTGATTACTCCACTGGTACAGAATACTCATACTCAGGCACCGATGGTACTTGGGAATCTATTGAAGCTAATGATGGTGAGGTGTATGGTAGATATGATCAAGGAGTAGCAGATTTCGATAAGTTAGCTTCTGGTGGAAGCGTATCAGACGAcacttcatcttcatcctccTCATCCTccacatcttcatcttcaaccAAGACAAGTGCATCTCCATCTAcatccaaatcttcatccacttcctcatcctcatcttcatcctcatcctcatccgcatcatcatcatcctcatccttATCCTCATCCTCCCCCACTACGACTTCTAAATCTAGTACCACAATTCCAACTACTTCCACTGAAAGCACCTTGAACACAACTAGTGCTTCATCTACCAGTGCTTCATCATCCAGTATTACTGCATTGAACACAACATCTTCCTCCACTTCCctatcatcttcttcaactcaGTTGAATACAACTGAATCTCTAATAACTTCCACGGAAGAACTTGTGACCACAGGTTTCTCATCTTTGGTCACTACCACCGCTGCTGACGAAGAGATCACATCGTATGCCACTGGCGAGACAAGCTCATCAGCTGCTTTAACATCCACACAGTCAGAAAACGCTGCTGCTTTCAATTTACCGCAATTGCTTGCTATCATTCCAGCACTTCTACTTCTCTAA
- the RPC17 gene encoding DNA-directed RNA polymerase III subunit RPC17 (similar to uniprot|P47076 Saccharomyces cerevisiae YJL011C RPC17 RNA polymerase III subunit C17 physically interacts with C31 C11 and TFIIIB70 may be involved in the recruitment of pol III by the preinitiation complex) codes for MRVLEEKNAFMSDYETLQFLISLQNQHRWTSGSKSDRKHNKPYYHPELQTITRDTVRYITQRSTTAEDPEEPETSDKTVPNNANKSTLLNLTTDQFSTLMQELNAFPLYKAEKLQIVNQLPTNLVHLYSIVEECESRLDEGQVTSLLECISRTCL; via the coding sequence atgCGCGTGCTTGAGGAAAAAAACGCTTTTATGAGCGACTACGAAACTTTGCAGTTCCTCATATCATTACAGAATCAACACCGATGGACCTCTGGATCAAAATCAGACAGGAAACACAACAAACCATACTACCATCCAGAACTGCAAACGATAACCAGAGACACGGTAAGGTACATAACACAGCGTTCCACTACAGCAGAAGACCCAGAAGAACCAGAAACGTCGGACAAGACCGTACCCAATAACGCCAACAAATCCACACTGCTGAACCTAACTACAGACCAATTCTCAACACTAATGCAAGAATTAAATGCTTTCCCACTATACAAAGCAGAAAAACTACAAATAGTGAACCAATTACCAACAAACTTGGTCCATTTGTATAGCATAGTCGAAGAGTGCGAATCAAGACTTGACGAAGGTCAGGTGACCTCGCTTCTCGAATGCATCTCCCGCACGTGCCTCTAA
- the TAG1 gene encoding Tag1p (weakly similar to uniprot|Q06247 Saccharomyces cerevisiae YLR173W Hypothetical ORF), whose translation MSEDAERQPLLRDVNQGLRSSEPSNRFHKSSRNRVTAGIIAFIVLLTTTIFLGLIYVKSVLPDDVSFKEHIGDITNVEINDISFNGWTYIDEKRYYKLGVKSSVWLDYEAGSAVSERQKKLISFAGTRIMKELCFDLNSLDTFKQENDTDVVSLGKIIIPNTTCINIQQNSTTDLDLLVLVKPNTEQLIPILKQIWEKKYDGLNLWSSMDLKLKKRVFSHEIVLLSINKAKLYWRDFGLWKSVIDTLRHLSAEIYDTIERIEINNINLKEIEDGYDISCSIGVPNPLSSTCNKLGPGLLISPGMQWQTTFPGCRNENGIKLDNVVVHSPELTSESVSKPFINITLDSTLIGELPNEFLNHVCASDDSNVITPLSKLIKQLLDPKYLINLEVTCTAVDSKNYPNTLLEDYTALLPYLFTPLSVNYTVDVNNIVQEVGTRGIKLQWSTDLLGRKRLNVKGKIVAKVQIPFYQLKQDTTFSMQRIKGRTKLYHNDVHMLTVPLDSWTKCISNVVIDEDKPEKSYFDVSFDIDNDQVIIADTLALTHCINEVVFKGESTIFLKGKLDLMVATSIGDIVLLALPGEGSAVVRP comes from the coding sequence ATGTCGGAAGATGCAGAGAGACAACCCTTACTCCGAGACGTTAATCAAGGATTGAGGAGTTCCGAGCCCTCGAACCGATTCCACAAATCGTCCAGGAATAGAGTTACTGCGGGAATTATAGCATTCATTGTGCTATTAACTACTACCATATTTCTGGGTCTTATATATGTTAAATCTGTGCTTCCAGATGATGTTTCATTTAAGGAGCATATTGGAGATATCACaaatgttgaaatcaatgatatttcatttaACGGATGGACATACATTGACGAGAAGCGGTACTACAAACTTGGAGTAAAATCCTCGGTGTGGTTAGATTATGAAGCTGGATCAGCCGTATCGGAACGACAAAAGAAGCTTATCTCTTTTGCCGGGACTAGGATTATGAAGGAACTGTGTTTCGATTTGAACAGTTTAGACACTTTCAAGCAAGAAAACGACACCGACGTCGTTTCATTGGGAAAAATTATTATACCCAACACTACATGTATTAACATTCAGCAAAATAGTACCACTGACTTGGATCTGTTAGTATTAGTGAAGCCCAACACAGAGCAGTTGATTCcaattttgaaacaaatttgGGAGAAGAAGTACGATGGACTTAACTTATGGAGTAGTATGGAtctgaagttgaaaaagagaGTTTTCTCACACGAAATTGTTTTATTGAGTATAAACAAAGCAAAGTTGTATTGGAGAGATTTCGGTTTATGGAAAAGTGTGATTGATACACTTAGGCATCTCTCAGCCGAAATTTATGacacaattgaaagaattgaaataaacAATATAAACTTGAAGGAAATAGAAGATGGATATGATATTTCCTGTTCTATCGGAGTTCCAAACCCTCTAAGCAGTACCTGCAATAAATTAGGCCCCGGACTCCTAATATCTCCTGGCATGCAATGGCAAACAACTTTCCCAGGATGTCGTAATGAAAATGGGATTAAGCTTGATAATGTAGTTGTGCACAGCCCTGAGTTGACCTCAGAGTCAGTATCCAAACCATTCATCAATATAACCTTAGATAGTACACTGATAGGTGAGCTACCAAACGAATTTCTTAATCATGTATGCGCATCAGATGATTCTAACGTTATAACACCACTGtcaaaattgatcaaacaACTACTCGATCCCAAATACCTCATTAATTTAGAAGTTACTTGCACTGCTGTGGATAGCAAAAATTATCCAAATACTTTACTTGAAGATTATACTGCCTTACTTCCATACCTTTTTACACCGCTTTCGGTAAACTATACAGTTGATGTGAACAATATAGTCCAAGAAGTAGGTACTAGAGGTATCAAGCTACAATGGTCCACTGATCTACTTGGTCGGAAAAGGCTGAATGTCAAGGGTAAGATTGTAGCTAAAGTTCAAATACCGTTTTACCAGTTGAAACAAGATACGACATTCTCGATGCAAAGAATTAAAGGACGAACAAAATTGTATCACAATGATGTTCATATGCTAACTGTACCATTGGATTCCTGGACGAAATGTATCAGCAATGTTGTGATCGATGAGGATAAGCCTGAAAAATCGTACTTCGATGTCTCATTTGACATAGATAACGACCAAGTTATTATAGCAGATACTCTAGCACTCACTCATTGCATAAACGAAGTAGTGTTTAAAGGGgaatcaacaatttttttgaagGGGAAACTTGATTTGATGGTCGCAACAAGTATTGGAGATATTGTTCTATTAGCTCTTCCAGGTGAGGGCTCAGCAGTCGTTCGACCATAG
- a CDS encoding uncharacterized protein (some similarities with uniprot|Q04814 Saccharomyces cerevisiae YMR252C Hypothetical ORF) — protein sequence MTLIKMFAARQAIGRFALIQNRNFHATPMRCYKKWNELKKDDKQEFIKNFVLLYKEKHPCSKSNVMYRALASEMDEYDDTPYVFGVLYNEIRAVEKGESTDNEKGVGAMGDADFVKLLYK from the coding sequence ATGACGCTAATAAAGATGTTTGCAGCTAGACAAGCCATAGGAAGATTTGCATTGATACAGAACAGAAACTTTCATGCTACGCCGATGAGATGTTATAAAAAATGGAATGAACTAAAGAAGGATGATAAGCAGGAGTTCATCAAGAATTTCGTTCTTTTGTACAAAGAAAAGCATCCATGCAGTAAGAGTAACGTAATGTACAGGGCGTTGGCCAGTGAAATGGATGAATACGATGATACCCCATACGTATTTGGTGTTTTGTACAATGAGATTAGGGCTGTTGAAAAAGGCGAATCTACTGATAACGAGAAAGGTGTAGGTGCGATGGGGGATGCAGATTTTGTAAAACTATTGTACAAGTAG
- the APS1 gene encoding Aps1p (highly similar to uniprot|P35181 Saccharomyces cerevisiae YLR170C APS1 Small subunit of the clathrin-associated adaptor complex AP-1 which is involved in protein sorting at the trans-Golgi network homolog of the sigma subunit of the mammalian clathrin AP-1 complex) — protein MSQIKYMLLTSRQGKTRLIRWYQPFDIKYKHKILREVTTNVLSRKSKMCNILEYQDHKVVYKKYASLYFIAGIDLDSDNELLTLEIIHRFVETMDRYFGNVCELDIIFNFSKAYSILDEMIMCDGSIIETSKDEVIHVVEAMDAIESNDDLDRVLS, from the coding sequence ATGTCACAGATTAAGTACATGCTTCTCACGTCGAGGCAAGGCAAGACTAGGTTAATCAGATGGTATCAACCCTTCGATATAAAGTACAAGCATAAAATACTAAGGGAAGTGACGACTAACGTACTGTCCAGGAAGTCAAAAATGTGCAATATTCTAGAATATCAAGATCACAAAGTCGTGTACAAGAAATATGCCAGTTTATACTTCATTGCAGGGATTGATTTGGATTCGGACAACGAATTGTTGACTTTAGAAATTATACACAGATTTGTGGAAACTATGGATAGATATTTTGGGAACGTCTGCGAGTTAGATATCATATTCAATTTTAGCAAGGCATACAGCATATTGGATGAAATGATAATGTGTGACGGATCTATAATAGAAACTAGTAAAGATGAAGTTATACATGTTGTGGAGGCCATGgatgcaattgaatcaaatgaTGACCTTGATAGGGTATTGAGTTGA